The Vigna radiata var. radiata cultivar VC1973A chromosome 6, Vradiata_ver6, whole genome shotgun sequence DNA segment AATAATGTTCTCTTTACAGCAATCCTAAACATTTTGTTCCTTTTGTTCCTTTCTGCAAGATAATTAAAAGACCATAATATTGTGATAATACACATGAACAGATATTCTTCTCAATATTCCTATCTAGAAGGATATGCATCTACCAACTAATAACAGACAAACCATTTTACAAGAGATCCTTTGTTTGATGTATTAGAAAGTTGATTAtttccatttattattttttctgtaCTGATTTAGATTATGCTACCTGCAGAATCATGACAGATGTATAATCAAACATTACCTGCCACTAATTTTGGGTATGAACTATAACacaatgttttgaaaattagtCCAATCACAAACAAATTCTCAAACGTGCTTTTTTCAACAAGATAATCATAACTTGCTCATTTCATCAGTCATCACATGACATCAGAAAAACTGGAAACTGATTCTTGTGTGTTTTTACTAGGGCACCCTAATTAGTAGACCATCTTTGTGTTTAATTAACTAAAAGCTACTCTATTTTTTCAACATGCAAATAGTAAGTAGTAGTTGATAAATATCATAAGTTCATGAGAATAAGTTTCCAATGTAAAATTCTCTCATAATTGACAAACATTATTCCATGGTTCTAACCTAAAATCTGTACAAATCCATGACAGAAAAATATCACAGAAGCATAACCAGAATCAGTGTTTATACAATTCAGCAACctaaaaatgatttattcttaaaaacaaagaaaaaaaaatgatgcaTTCCTAAAAGGCTTCCTGATAGATCTCTTTCTGCATCTTTAACTGTTTGTAGAAGTTCCCAATGAAGGCCTCAGCTTTGGCAAACAACTCTTGCTCATCTATCTGTTCATTCTCTCCACCTCCTATGATCAAAAGATTTGTCACTTCACTGACACCAACAATCTTCTCATCAGAAGCATCAAAAGCAAGCACTTCAACAACCTTAGCCTTCATTTCAATGTGGTCTGAGGCACCACTTCCACCTGTTATGTTGAAagcttcttccttttcttccttttcctcttcTGGGAGAGTTACAGGTTTCTGGGTGACAGAAACATGTTGCTTTGTGTCTTCTAAAGGCTTGGAAAAAACTGAGAGAAGACCAGCTTCTGCTCCTAGTGCAATGATGAGAACGTTGAAGATGAAATAAAGGAAGGTTGGCCTCAGAGAAGAAGGTAACAAGGGTGTGATCCCAAGGAGAAGAGCAAGGACAAAGAGCATCACAACTTCAAATTTGTTGAATGTTTTCATGGCTTTGATGAATGCAAGGAAATAATAGAGAGAATGATGAAAAATAGGAAGAGACTATATATAAAGAATCATTTTTCATAGAAGAATGAAGGAGAAGGTGGCGAAAAAAGACAAACAGTGAAAGTTGCTTGCATCAGTGTGTAAGAGTTGTTGCCAGTGTTTCAGTCAACAAAAGTACAAACATATTTGTAGGGGCTAAAGTTCGAAGAAAATTCTCACCAATTATAGGtagcaaaatatataattggcaaaaaagaaaaggagaattatcatgatatttttttaatttttagaaaattttaatgaatgtgttttgttttattttaactaattaaaattttcaattctttttagtAATTTGAGTGGTCTTGTTTAAGTAAATAAGGTCAATTACCATCaactgaaaaaatattaattacaaaaatcagTATTTCAACTTTGTAGAAATTCACTCTGTAAAgtgcaataaaaaaattggttgaTATGGTTTCACCAACATAATtgacaaaataatttatctcaACTATAATTACAAATCCTTACATGAGTTGGaaaatgattattaataaaaaaatcttaattgttgttaattgaaaattgaaaaagaataagaaatgaaaactaATATCTGCTGATTTTCATTAACATTAGTTTATATCCAAAACAAaactttaatgataaaaaataattgcaattgactttaataataaacaaaaaatctgTCTGGCACTATTCAAAAATTAAAGTCAAGTTGACAGGACTTAGAGAAAAGAGACGATAtggtgaaaaaatataaataaaaacttttttaaagtttatttggAGTTGAgctcttataatatatatttaaaaagtttaaactaattaagtttatcttatttgtataatttgaaTAAAGATGAGTCTTTTAAATCAATGGAGAATGTTCATTTTTgtaaacgaaaaaaaaaatagttgacaTATTCACTTAccttagtaaaattaaaattatcactTAGTTTACCATTCAatcttattcaaattttttacaacaaattGACGCATATATAGTTATTCATTTTAACGGGTTggatttaaaatgtttaatattaaataatcaaattatttttaaaatgtttaatattaaataatcaaattattttgtaaagtttaacaaaaatctatattcatattgtatattttatcataaactattttaaatatcttataaagaTGAGTTACATTTAAAAACTCTTCATCCAGATATAAAAAACTACGTGGAGAGTGCAATACTTTGTTAAAAGTACTAGATTTATATTAATAGCATAATACTTGGAAGAATTGTCtcaagtttataaaataataaggtaaaatttatagtcatttatatattataaaatgttttatattattatgaaatttttaaatattttatttttcattaattaaaataatttaacattacaTTCATTATTcatcaaattgattattttttatataccctatattttataagaaataaatttgttcGAAttcaaaaaagttattataaatgataaagtTCCCCAAGTGCTTTTTGAAATTGTCCTGGTTAGTAGgctttgtttatcttttttttcagaagaaaataaaaggaaaaagtgaGTTTTGGACTGTAATGAAGAAGAAGGTGAAAACCAGAAAATAggtacaatttaaaaaataacttttaataaggTAATTTTCTGTACAtaacaaaaaaaggaaaggaGAGTGAGTTTAGCAAGTAAAGGTAATGAAAATAGCAAAAgcctaatatttatttttttttgtgagaaTTAAAATTTGGATGAGCCCTAATGAGCCTTGTCTAATGGATTGGTGGGTCACGACAAAGTGACTGCTTCCTGCACCCGAATGTTTCTTGCAACACTTCCATAGTTTCTAAAATAGGAATTATATTTccaatgaaataaataaaaaagatattttttgttttttaatttaagttatgatttttaGTAAACTATCAAATTATGTGTAATATCccatttaataaagtaaaattattaaataaaatattatatgtataataatcaataaaaaaaaaataaaacaagtctataattaatatattatagttGTCAATAAAAAGTATGTACTTAGTATAAATAgtcatataattatattaatagagATTTGAGTTCttcaaaaaaagaataaaattatacaaaaaatattatcctaaAACTATGTCATTACATCACTCTCATCATGCATTAAATCAATTGTGACATCTTTATCTGTTCACATCATTAAGATGATTATTGCAAACaaataaaacactaaaaaaaacacataagaaATGATAATCTAATgtgaaaaaaacaaacataaaataagtataaagACGTTATTACATGTGAATCAATCATAACAACAAACATGTGACATACAAAAACTCATATTAGACTTGATGATCTGAATATGTGTATTGATAGATTCTGACaagttatgcacttgtggtaaCCTCTATTGTTCTACAAATTCATTGTCAATGAATTTCACACTACCATACATAAGGTTAGTCCGTTAACATCTTTGACCAAGGTAAAGTCCTTAAACTAGGACTTTTTGCTCTTGTCACCACATACCCTACCCTTTTATACTTGAGATTGCATAGTTTTTAGAGTGACATGTTAACTTTCAATACGAAATCCATACACACATTATTTTAACCAGTAATAATCCTTCGTGGATTAGTACCAACCATTCTCTTATTACATTACAAACcaataatcattttaacaccCACAAAATCACACACATTAAACATACCATAAGAGACATGAAATTCGAGTTAAACTCTGATATTTTCTCTCAATAAGAATATCTACTCGCTCAGTTAATAGTTCCTAAGAGCACTCTCGTCCAGCGACTAGATAGATTGCCTAATGAGAATATCATTGAAACTTAAAGACTTAAATTCTCACAAAAGTCAAACAGCAAGACTTGTCTTGCCCAATGATTGTCAATTCAATAAACTCTCTAACTTTAGTATTACCTAAAGTGACTGTATTCTCACACAATGACTATCAAGTCAGTAGATCTCTGGTTTTTATATCGCCTAACAAATATGCTCTCGCCTAGAGATTGCTAAATCAACGAGCTTTCTGACATTGGTCTCGTCCAATGACTACCAGGTCAGTAACTCTAACTTTGACTTTCTCCAACGAGTCTACTTAATTCTATGGAAAAGAATTATGCCAATTTATGTTATTCAAGTCCTACAAATCAATTTAACAACAATCACAAATGTCAAAACATACCAACTATCAGATTATACACAACTCAATGACTCAATTCATCTCAATTCCAATATCAATCATACAACATACTAAATTTCAACATACCAATCACTAGAGACAAATCAAAATTGTAACTCAACTCCACATGTCTTATTTCATCAAACAGCTCGATTACACAAACCAACTATTGTACAAGCATACCATCAATAATTACAAGTTATCTATTAGTTAAAAACAATGCAATTAGATTTTCTTACCTGAAAAGATGGACTAAACGCTCAAGGAATCCTAAGAACATCTCCAAATACTCAAAAAGTCATATCTGACTCTATGAACAACACAAACACAATCAAAACACACTATTTAAAACCATTGGTCAACATAGAATTTTATAGAAGACTCATACACTACATGCAAACCAAGATAGTCCACATGCACAAAAAGAACTAGGGATGACAATAGGTCAGGTCAAGCACAGATACTCGACCCGCATGAAAAAATTGCACCTATTTACCCGATAAATACCCGCATAAAAAAGtatgttaattttgtttcaatttgtaGGTGTCCATTAGATACCCacagatattaaaaaaaacttatgagTTTTTAAATGAGAAGATAAAACTCATTTCTATTTGCTTTTGAAGAAAATGgctttttttggttttgaaaagAGACCCATTTGATTAAACCCAACCCATAATATGGTAGGTTTTTCCCTCTTTCACCCCAGGAGAGTGTGAATAAGTGTTGGTGCAAAGCATAGAAGATGGTTTTGACGGCCAATTCTACAAGAAAAACCCTCAAATGAGCTTTCTATGCTTCTAGAACCTTCTTCTCTCGTCAATCTTCACACCTAATTAAGCTTAGTGAACTTCCCTTTTCTCTCCCATAAACGTTCCCTCCCGTTTTCTTGGTAAATTTCACTCTCTTTTTTCTAGTGCATCATTTCATTGCATTTGTCCCTTTTTGTTTCAATCTATCGTGAGGTATCCACATGAGTAACAAAATTTTGTACGTATAAACTCAATAGTTGTTATGGTTGTTGTTTAGGCTCCAATGCACTCACACAACACTACGACGacgatagaaaaaaaaaaaaccttagcAACAActtaaactttaaatctaaggataaaaatgtaattatattttcttaacgGGTAGTACGTTATCCAAACCCGACTCGTTAATGAATAGGTACTAAATTACCTGCTACCCACTATATGCGGTATCGATTATCCACAACAAATTTTACTCATAATACCCACATGCGTGAATAATTTTGTTATCCCTAAAAAGAGCACACCAATTAAGAAAATGACATGAAACCAAgtcaatttatttgaaaaattgtttaGACATATATAGAAAGTTTGTTTCGAAATCATCCTAACAGTTTTCGATCTTTAAACAGATACACATGTGAGAAaatctaaaaaagaaaagaaaatgctctaaacaaaatttaaataataaaaattcatatatgaaaattctattaatattttacatttttattattaaaataatttagtattattattctaaACGCATTATCAATTATAAATCTTAATCTTCTAAACTTTTATcccatattaaaaaaagaaaagcaaaatacGAGAAACAGAACacccaaatttatatttattaatcgTTATGATCAATAACAGTTAAGAGCTAGTTTTCTTAATACAATGCAATTAATGATTGACATATATATGTTCCGTATTGCAGTATTTGTCATTTTCACATTATTATTAGGCTTCAACAGTTCAGATAATgatccaaattaaaaaaaaaaacaaaaattattataataatttttactgtAGCAAGCTTCTAGTTTTCCTTTGCCTGCAATTTGATCtcttagaagaaaaaaagaagatataatGTATAAGAATTTGTGAAGATTAAGTTTATGGGTTTTATAGcatttattaataaagaaattattaaattattatgctaataaattaaattgttagtTTCGGACTGATAATTAATTTGCTCAAGtggtttaattctttttttcaattatttatttatatatattttttataataggtaTTAACTCTCTTTTTCTGATTGATAGTTTCTTTTTTAGCAAATTTACTTTGTATTCTTTTAAGTATGattttggtttgattttatgttttcatatttatttttttctgtctATGTTCTATGTAATGTGAAATAATAAATGAACTCTCCGAAACATTAATCTAAATAAGATGTTAAAGTTTATCATTATTCgaaatttaagtataatattaagtggaaataaaataaagttaaatatcctataaaaaaaacttcatatattattatgcatgaaaaatttattaaaaaaattagttttttattaccacgatattgtttaaaaagaaaatatcctGATTTTAATAAGTGGTGTTGAAGAAATTAGgatttaaatgttttgaaaaagtttttcatGGGCCtcagaaatttttattttggttgcaCAGCAGAATCGTTGAATTGTTTGGCCTTTTTtctattaagaaaacaaaaagagttGTCACCTTTtgaagtaagaaaaataaaaattatagaattccAGCAATAAAGTGATGAATGTGGATGGTGATGGTGATAAGACATGCTAACGCCAAAAACTTATCAAACAACGAACACCACTATGATAATAAACATAGATCAAAATTTGGATGATATTTAAAACCATTGTTAAGTAATTTACCATCACATacttaaaaactatatatatatatatatatatatatatatatatatatatatatatatatatataatatgttagaATATATCTTTGACCATAAATATATggtaacaatttttattttactcatttattttgtaaaaacatatgaaatttaaattcactttctaaaaatatatataacaaatttcactattttaaatattatattatttctaattattaGTAATATTATTGTAGATATTTACACACATACTACAcgaaaactaaatataatttatattatataaaaaatattcaattttttgtttacacgtgtattttttaattttatcatttaataagtAATTGTTCCTTGATCTTAtattttaagtgatttttttaaattaaaccattttctattttttcaattaaataacttttaataaaatattatttacaaaataaatgaaacttaCTGTGTGACAACCCAATAATATTTGCGTCatgcatataaattaaagaCGTCATCAAATATGATAATGGAAAGCAGTCAAAAATAATTAAGGAGTTTAGtttaggattacagtcatccacatgcggaaaaattaaaaacgtGAAAATACTAAAGTTTCTCAAAATACAGgagctaaaaaaaaatatttgaataacatTAGGAGCTATGGAATTTCTAGGGGAACTAAGCAGCTGCGTCTTCATTATCCTCCCAAGCAgagacctcattctcctctgctcacatccaaaaatggatgatcatcgcaacaggaacacatacaacatacacagacacaagcaatgcaagggtgagctaattatataaataagacaACATGCATCAGATTACTCATGTGACCATACAAAAGTGGACCAAGAACAAAACATGATTAAAACACACAACCTAAGCATGTTAATTTCTAGAcctgactcgtccggactttaaaatgatagtcggactatggcgagtcttgcacccgtggtgacttatgaaacttgggttccccaccctgccacactcacgaggttagtccgttccgggccttgaggcatattgggagcccccaagactaatgACTcctgagcccctactttcattttaaaacactaaggatctcaccgagagatcttaAACCTTTGGAACTTGATATGCAACTTGGATCAGACTTCCATCACCTTATAACCATATACTTTTTACTACAATCAACATCCTTGTTTGAACACCACGATACAATACATTGACTCATTTAtcacaagttataaaaataacagcttcataaaatttaatctaaatttatgaGTACTAGACTCTTTATAATTTATCTCCAATGCCTAAACCCCTATACAATTATGAAAAGTtgtttcctttaattttattaaaataaataaatcataataatattataacctTTAATCAAcattctcttttatatattatatattatattaatgaaaGTTAACATCATGTGCtactaattttatatgtatggttatattgtattaatataatttatatttactttatttattttatatttttatagtttgtttaatttctaattaGATTCTCCAGAAAaacttgttattatattatcataGTTTCTTCTAActtcttataatataatatttaattatattccaaaggatttatatataaaaacacgttatctaaaatctttattttaagtatattatatattatctatttaACACATAAACAACACCGTGATTCCCTAAACTAATATCACCAAatagtattataataataccaatgaaataagaattataacaactttttataatattattatatagcaTACAACATCACATAACTGTATAAGCATAGgatataatttataacaatataatgTACTATTTATCAATCCCACATTGTGCTAAAACCAACAGAATTTCTACAGCAGCATACGTAACCTTATAAaggtttatatttatattatattaaactaatatatatatatatatataatctacattaataatataacatattatGATACATATTATCTCTAAATAACTTAGAATGTTCCCTTAATTATGAAACTGTTTgctaaatttttcattactacAAAATACTTGTTCCCTACCTCACATCactacccaattggtcaccggagagggttcagatgtctgaacgcatcagactcaccttcggcgctagcacatatgactagtcacaactgactggaccaggccaggactgctctatgatcagggattttgaaatattttactttaattataatttgtgaCACCCTAAATTGGGGTGTTACATTTGTGGTCGCAGCTAGGACTGGCGGTGCCAAGCAGCGTTGGGCCTAAGTTAGGCCCGGAGATCAGCAGGGTTTTCTGATTGGGCAAACAGTTTTAGATTGGACTGCGTTGAACTATCTGATTGGGCCGCAGATccagaataataataataataatattaaacgaaacttctttattaaaatatttaaatttttaatggaGGGTTTACAGGTCTAGTGGTTTGGACCTGGTTTGGGATTGTAGAATGCATCATTATTGaaagtaatttattattgaCAGTAATTTATACTAATAAACGGtataagaagataaaaataaagtataattggAGAGAGATGAAAACGttaatttatgataataattatgAGAAGAAAAGTATTATTNattattattagtaattaaattaggaaacaaattaaattacttcTAAATAGGGAAGTAACGAGactttaatgattaattaaagtgataattaaattattattaattttggaatgaaatgatatttatgtatttatttatttattgggaatacatttaattatttggaatgatactcttttatttgttggagagatgtttatttattatttatttaattgtaatttattattggAGTGAAACCATGAAGGATTTATTTTGAGTATATTAGAATTTTGAACGAGACGGTAGACAATGATGAATGACCAGTATTAGGTGGAGAGTGAGAACGTCTGTTGTACTTAGATATATGCTTTGGAACGAGTAAGTTTTAAATGTACCTGAGGATGTAGTTGATGAGCACAAGAGTGAAAGACAGGTCCACTTTTTGTACCTAGTAAAGCCTGAGACTATCGATCGATCGAGATAGCAACTTCCTTTGGCCTTGTGTGCGAAAAGGGAGCGCTCGGGTATTGAGCCCTCCTTGTNTGGGGGTGATGGTGTTTGCCTTGTCCTTGAGTGGCAGGAAACATGTTCCTTAGCCAGGTAGGCGGGACTACTCGGGCAGACCTGTAGGAGGGGCTACAGGGGACTTGTGGGGAGGCCACAAGTTTGAGGTAGGGTACAGGAGTGTGACTGATTCTTTTCACTATGGAGTTATGGTATTGTGGAGGCTCACGGCGTGATTCATGATGAATGATTCTTGATGAGGTTAGTTGTGATGGAGGTACGTGTAATGTTGATTCATGATGACGATGTGATGGGAATTGATGACGTGGAGGTTATAGTCGCATTATAGTTAACGAAGATGTTGAGTATGTTCATGATATAGAAACAATTATGTGAGTATGGGTAACATTGAATATGAATGGTACTATTATTAAGTTGTGATTTCTTATCTTGTACATATCTTTATTGATGTTGGTTGTGTttatggtagcttacccatatttgtttatgtttgtggttgtgtgtgtcttgcgatgatcgtatgaccttggttatacgggagcaggGGGTGTAGCAGATACTCTAGATGCATGATAGCGACGTGAGAGTGGGGGACAACCTTGATTTATTTACAGCTTTGAGTTATGAATTTCagaaataatgtaattggattAATTTTTNNNNNNNNNNNNNNNNNNNNNNNNNNNNNNNNNNNNNNNNNNNNNNNNNNNNNNNNNNNNNNNNNNNNNNNNNNNNNNNNNNNNNNNNNNNNNNNNNNNNNNNNNNNNNNNNNNNNNNNNNNNNNNNNNNNNNNNNNNNNNNNNNNNNNNNNNNNNNNNNNNNNNNNNNNNNNNNNNNNNNNNNNNNNNNNNNNNNNNNNNNNNNNNNNNNNNNNNNNNNNNNNNNNNNNNNNNNNNNNNNNNNNNNNNNNNNNNNNNNNNNNNNNNNNNNNNNNNNNNNNNNNNNNNNNNNNNNNNNNNNNNNNNNNNNNNNNNNNNNNNNNNNNNNNNNNNNNNNNNNNNNNNNNNNNNNNNNNNNNNNNNNNNNNNNNNNNNNNNNNNNNNNNNNNNNNNNNNNNNNNNNNNNNNNNNNNNNNNNNNNNNNNNNNNNNNNNNNNNNNNNNNNNNNNNNNNNNNNNNNNNNNNNNNNNNNNNNNNNNNNNNNNNNNNNNNNNNNNNNNNNNNNNNNNNNNNNNNNNNNNNNNNNNNNNNNNNNNNNNNNNNNNNNNNNNNNNNNNNNNNNNNNNNNNNNNNNNNNNNNNNNNNNNNNNNNNNNNNNNNNNNNNNNNNNNNNNNNNNNNNNNNNNNNNNNNNNNNNNNNNNNNNNNNNNNNNNNNNNNNNNNNNNNNNNNNNNNNNNNNNNNNNNNNNNNNNNNNNNNNNNNNNNNNNNNNNNNNNNNNNNNNNNNNNNNNNNNNNNNNNNNNNNNNNNNNNNNNNNNNNNNNNNNNNNNNNNNNNNNNNNNNNNNNNNNNNNNNNNNNNNNNNttttaattaatttatttatgttacctAAACTAGTCTGTTGTGCTCTAAAACTCAAATgccaattcttttttttttaatattttatttcctctCACAGTAATCTAAAACAGTACCTGTGTATCCAATTGCTACCCAACAAAGCTAATTAAGTCTCACTTAAGATCTTTTCCAAAAGGTCACCAATCACAGTCAATAATCAGAAACAATTCATAATCATCAAAATAGGACACATTAAATCAATcccaaataaatcatttaagcaGTATAATACACACCAAAACCAATTACTTAAAACAGTAACATTTCAGTCTCAATAGTACACCAAATTCATAattcaacatgcatatattttataaaattatttcaagcaaaataattagctccccttacctggactCAAATGAACAGTGAGCTCACCCAACACTTCTATAGTGCTCCAAACAGCTAGAGCACAACATggacctacaaatcaccaaatggGTGATGGAACAaagctcttagagctagaatatATTGGGAATGGAAGGCATAACACGAAAAACACATGCAACCAGCAAAATTGCATGCCCTAGGTCAAGAATAGTGAAGAGAAAAGGGAGAAATCTACTTACAAGATGAAACGGAGAAATCGACAGGTAGAAGTGGAGCTCTCTACGCCAGGAACAATTTGGCAACACCAAAACAAGATTTGAACAATGGGATTTActggaaatctagagagaaggcagagcacT contains these protein-coding regions:
- the LOC106764543 gene encoding uncharacterized protein LOC106764543 — protein: MKTFNKFEVVMLFVLALLLGITPLLPSSLRPTFLYFIFNVLIIALGAEAGLLSVFSKPLEDTKQHVSVTQKPVTLPEEEKEEKEEAFNITGGSGASDHIEMKAKVVEVLAFDASDEKIVGVSEVTNLLIIGGGENEQIDEQELFAKAEAFIGNFYKQLKMQKEIYQEAF